One stretch of Pseudomonas sp. NC02 DNA includes these proteins:
- a CDS encoding ABC transporter substrate-binding protein, translating to MIKRTALSCLSLALLSTAAHAAPTLYLGMNGGTMERVYADKVLPAFEKANNVKVVIVPGTSSDILAKVQANKDNPQMHVMFLDDGIMYRAISMGLCEKLTPNPILDQIPAKAKIKEEAVAVTLGVTGLGYNAKMFKEKGWAPPTSWMDLADPRFKDKVVFQSLASSTFGLHGFLMFNRIQGGSETNVEPGFKAWPKTVGPNVLEYIASSAKISEMVQTDEAAIFPLTPTQVTTQQLLGVPMEYAQPKEGAVVLNVAECVIARNDQPELAQKLAQFLLTAEAQAPALELGDQIPSNPTTPTTDKTRARVEAMNSYLQTAISIDWDQVNQARPEWNARWSRSIER from the coding sequence ATGATCAAACGTACTGCGCTGTCTTGCCTGTCCCTCGCCCTGTTGAGCACGGCGGCCCATGCCGCACCGACGCTGTACCTGGGCATGAACGGCGGGACCATGGAGCGGGTCTACGCCGACAAGGTGCTGCCCGCGTTCGAAAAGGCCAATAACGTCAAGGTGGTGATCGTGCCGGGCACCTCGTCGGACATCCTGGCCAAGGTGCAGGCCAACAAGGACAACCCGCAGATGCACGTGATGTTCCTCGACGACGGCATCATGTACCGCGCGATTTCCATGGGGTTGTGCGAGAAGCTCACGCCCAACCCGATCCTGGACCAGATTCCGGCCAAGGCGAAGATCAAGGAAGAAGCGGTTGCGGTGACGCTCGGGGTGACCGGGTTGGGTTACAACGCCAAGATGTTCAAGGAAAAGGGCTGGGCGCCGCCGACGTCGTGGATGGACCTGGCCGACCCGCGCTTCAAGGACAAGGTGGTGTTCCAGTCGTTGGCCTCGTCTACATTTGGGTTGCACGGGTTCCTCATGTTCAACCGGATTCAGGGGGGTAGCGAGACCAACGTGGAGCCGGGGTTCAAGGCCTGGCCGAAAACCGTCGGGCCCAACGTGCTGGAGTACATCGCCAGCTCGGCGAAGATTTCCGAGATGGTGCAGACGGATGAGGCGGCGATCTTTCCGCTGACGCCGACGCAGGTGACCACGCAACAGTTGTTGGGTGTGCCGATGGAGTATGCGCAGCCGAAAGAAGGCGCGGTGGTGTTGAACGTGGCGGAGTGTGTGATTGCGCGGAATGACCAGCCGGAGTTGGCGCAAAAACTGGCGCAGTTCTTGTTGACCGCAGAGGCTCAGGCGCCGGCTTTGGAACTGGGGGATCAGATTCCTTCGAATCCTACGACGCCGACTACCGACAAAACCCGGGCGCGGGTAGAGGCGATGAACAGTTATTTGCAGACGGCGATTTCGATTGACTGGGATCAGGTGAACCAGGCACGACCCGAGTGGAATGCGCGGTGGAGTCGGTCGATTGAGCGGTAG
- a CDS encoding ABC transporter permease: protein MSRNGPLALGFHGLVVLFMMAPLVVVCLVAFTPENTLSLPTSGFSLRWFHAVFERADFIQAFYNSLVLAFVAATLATLIAVPAALAISRYQFPGRNFFSALFLSPIIIPHLVLGVAMLRLFAMMGVNGSFTWLMLAHVVIITPYVLRLVLAAAIGIDRSAEQAAESLGASRFTLFRQITLPMILPGVAGGWLLAFINSFDEVTLSIFVSSPATQTLPVRMYVYATESIDPMMAAVSALVIGLTAAAMILLDRVYGLDRVLVGKH, encoded by the coding sequence ATGTCCAGAAACGGTCCTTTGGCCCTGGGCTTTCACGGCCTGGTGGTGCTGTTCATGATGGCGCCGCTGGTGGTGGTGTGCCTGGTGGCCTTCACCCCGGAAAACACCTTGAGCCTGCCCACTTCGGGCTTCTCCCTGCGCTGGTTTCATGCGGTGTTCGAGCGCGCGGACTTTATCCAGGCGTTCTACAACAGCCTGGTCCTGGCGTTCGTTGCCGCCACCCTGGCGACGTTGATCGCGGTACCGGCGGCGCTGGCAATCAGTCGCTACCAGTTCCCCGGCCGTAACTTCTTCAGTGCGCTGTTCCTCTCACCGATCATCATCCCGCACCTGGTGCTGGGGGTGGCGATGCTGCGGCTGTTCGCAATGATGGGCGTCAACGGCAGCTTCACCTGGTTGATGCTGGCCCACGTGGTGATCATCACGCCTTACGTATTGCGCCTGGTATTGGCGGCCGCCATCGGCATTGACCGCAGCGCCGAGCAGGCTGCCGAATCCCTCGGCGCCAGCCGCTTCACCCTGTTTCGCCAGATCACCTTGCCGATGATTCTGCCCGGCGTGGCCGGCGGCTGGTTGCTGGCGTTCATCAATAGTTTCGATGAAGTGACCCTGTCGATCTTTGTCAGCTCGCCGGCCACCCAGACCTTGCCGGTGCGCATGTACGTGTACGCCACCGAATCCATCGACCCGATGATGGCGGCCGTGTCGGCGCTGGTGATCGGGTTGACGGCGGCGGCCATGATTCTGCTGGACCGGGTCTACGGCCTGGATCGCGTGTTGGTAGGGAAACATTGA
- a CDS encoding (2Fe-2S)-binding protein, whose protein sequence is MALFKRLAETERPSLAFTLDGQPATGLLGDTLLTAVLTCAEHLRGSDFSAERRAGFCLMGACQDCWVRLEDGRRVRACSTLLEDGQAIRRDPGRQA, encoded by the coding sequence ATGGCACTGTTCAAACGACTGGCGGAAACCGAGCGGCCCAGCCTGGCGTTCACCCTCGATGGGCAGCCTGCCACGGGCCTGCTCGGGGACACCTTGCTGACTGCGGTACTGACCTGCGCCGAGCACCTGCGGGGCAGTGATTTCAGCGCCGAACGCCGCGCCGGTTTCTGCTTGATGGGGGCCTGCCAGGATTGCTGGGTACGCCTGGAAGATGGTCGGCGAGTGCGCGCCTGTTCGACCTTGCTGGAAGACGGCCAGGCGATTCGCCGTGACCCGGGGCGCCAGGCATGA
- a CDS encoding glutamine synthetase family protein, giving the protein MNAPFDQLSAWLKEHKITEVECVISDLTGIARGKISPTNKFLHERGMRLPESVLLQTVTGDFVDDDIYYDLLDPADIDMICRPVSNATYVVPWAIEPTAIVIHDTFDKQGNPIELSPRNVLKKVLQLYTDQGWQPIVAPEMEFYLTQRCEDPDLPLKTPLGRSGRAESGRQSFSIDAANEFDPLFEDVYDWCEAQGLDLDTLIHEDGPAQMEINFRHGDALDLADQITVFKRTLREAALKHNVAATFMAKPVADEPGSAMHLHQSVVEIATGKQVFVDEHGNKSQLFLNHIGGLQKYIPKLLPMFAPNVNSFRRFLPDTSAPVNVEWGEENRTVGLRVPSSSPDAMRVENRLPGADANPYLAIAASLLCGYLGMIEKVEPSAPVEGRAYERRNLRLPITIEDALARMEECDTVKQYLGDKFVRGYVAVKRAEHENFKRVISSWEREFLLLSV; this is encoded by the coding sequence ATGAACGCCCCCTTCGATCAGCTGTCCGCCTGGCTGAAAGAACACAAGATTACCGAAGTCGAATGCGTGATCAGTGATTTGACTGGCATCGCACGCGGCAAGATTTCGCCCACCAACAAGTTCCTGCATGAGCGAGGCATGCGCCTGCCGGAAAGTGTGTTGCTGCAAACGGTAACCGGGGACTTTGTCGACGACGATATCTACTACGACCTGCTGGACCCGGCCGACATCGACATGATCTGCCGCCCGGTGTCCAACGCCACCTACGTGGTGCCATGGGCCATCGAGCCGACGGCCATCGTGATCCACGACACCTTCGACAAGCAGGGCAACCCCATCGAACTGTCGCCGCGCAACGTGCTGAAAAAGGTCCTGCAACTCTATACCGACCAGGGCTGGCAGCCGATTGTCGCGCCGGAGATGGAGTTCTACCTGACCCAGCGCTGCGAAGACCCGGACCTGCCGCTGAAGACCCCGCTGGGCCGTTCCGGTCGCGCCGAAAGTGGCCGCCAGTCGTTCTCCATCGACGCTGCCAACGAGTTCGACCCGCTGTTCGAAGACGTCTACGACTGGTGCGAAGCCCAGGGCCTGGACCTCGACACGCTGATCCATGAAGACGGCCCGGCGCAGATGGAAATCAACTTCCGCCACGGCGATGCCCTGGACCTGGCCGACCAGATCACCGTGTTCAAACGCACCCTGCGCGAGGCTGCACTCAAGCACAACGTGGCGGCCACCTTCATGGCCAAACCGGTGGCCGACGAGCCCGGCAGCGCCATGCACCTGCACCAGAGCGTGGTGGAGATCGCCACCGGCAAGCAGGTGTTTGTCGATGAGCACGGCAACAAGAGCCAACTGTTCCTCAACCACATCGGCGGCCTGCAGAAGTACATCCCCAAGCTGCTGCCGATGTTTGCGCCTAACGTCAACTCGTTCCGCCGCTTCCTGCCGGACACCTCGGCACCGGTCAACGTCGAGTGGGGCGAAGAAAACCGCACCGTCGGCCTGCGGGTGCCCAGCTCCAGCCCCGACGCCATGCGCGTGGAAAACCGCCTGCCGGGCGCCGACGCCAACCCGTACCTGGCCATCGCCGCCAGCCTGCTGTGCGGCTACCTCGGCATGATCGAAAAGGTCGAGCCCAGCGCCCCGGTGGAGGGCCGCGCCTACGAGCGCCGCAACCTGAGGCTGCCGATCACCATCGAAGACGCCCTGGCGCGCATGGAAGAGTGCGACACCGTCAAGCAGTACCTGGGGGACAAGTTTGTGCGCGGCTACGTCGCGGTCAAGCGCGCCGAGCACGAGAATTTCAAGCGGGTGATCAGCTCCTGGGAACGTGAGTTCCTGCTGCTGAGCGTCTGA
- a CDS encoding polyamine ABC transporter substrate-binding protein — MRLVKKLLPLALAALFSSAGHAAQTVSVYNWTDYIGETTLADFQAKTGIKVIYDVFDSNETLEGKLLAGRTGYDVVVPSNHFLARQVKAGAFLKLDRSQLPNFKNLDPKLLKLLEKNDPGNEHSVPYLWGTNGIGYNVDKVKQVLGIDHIDSWAVLFEPENIKKLHECGVAFLDSADELFPAILNYMGKDPRSENPEDYKQAEAKLLTLRPYITYFHSSKYISDLANGDICVAFGYSGDVFQAANRAKEAKNGVNIAYSIPKEGSNLWFDLLAIPADAANPKAAHAFINYLLDPEVIAKVSASVGYANPNPAAKAFMAPELVNNPEIYPSQEVLDKLYISTTPTPAVMRLMTRSWSKVKTNK, encoded by the coding sequence ATGCGTCTGGTGAAAAAGCTTCTCCCGCTGGCCTTGGCGGCGTTGTTCAGCAGCGCGGGCCACGCCGCGCAGACGGTCAGTGTGTACAACTGGACCGACTACATCGGTGAGACCACCTTGGCCGACTTCCAGGCCAAGACCGGGATCAAGGTGATCTACGACGTGTTCGACTCCAATGAAACCCTGGAGGGCAAGCTGCTTGCCGGCCGTACCGGCTACGACGTGGTGGTGCCGTCCAACCACTTCCTGGCGCGCCAGGTAAAGGCCGGCGCGTTCCTCAAGCTGGACCGTTCGCAGCTGCCCAACTTCAAGAACCTCGACCCCAAGCTGCTCAAGCTGCTGGAGAAAAACGACCCGGGCAACGAGCATTCGGTGCCGTACCTGTGGGGCACCAACGGCATCGGCTACAACGTGGACAAGGTCAAGCAGGTGTTGGGCATCGACCATATCGACTCGTGGGCCGTGCTGTTTGAACCGGAGAACATCAAGAAGCTCCACGAGTGCGGCGTCGCGTTCCTCGACTCGGCGGATGAACTGTTCCCGGCGATCCTCAACTACATGGGCAAGGACCCGCGCAGCGAGAATCCCGAAGACTACAAACAGGCCGAGGCCAAGCTGCTGACCCTGCGGCCGTACATCACTTATTTCCATTCCTCCAAGTACATCTCGGACCTGGCCAACGGTGATATCTGCGTCGCCTTCGGTTATTCCGGCGACGTGTTCCAGGCGGCCAACCGTGCCAAGGAAGCCAAGAACGGCGTGAACATCGCCTACTCGATCCCCAAGGAAGGCAGCAACCTGTGGTTCGACCTGCTGGCCATCCCGGCGGACGCCGCCAACCCGAAAGCCGCCCATGCCTTCATCAACTACTTGCTGGACCCTGAAGTGATCGCCAAGGTCAGCGCCAGCGTCGGCTACGCCAACCCGAACCCGGCGGCCAAGGCCTTCATGGCCCCCGAGCTGGTGAACAACCCCGAGATCTACCCGTCCCAGGAAGTGCTCGACAAACTCTACATTTCCACCACCCCGACGCCCGCCGTCATGCGCTTGATGACGCGGTCCTGGAGCAAAGTGAAGACCAACAAATGA
- a CDS encoding ABC transporter permease — translation MSRGYLLSLPALVLFFGLLILPLGLTLVLSFNVFDYQVGVKADEWTFAHYLSLFSDSYFYEIFWRTFWISALVTLLCVVIGVPEAYILSRMGTPWRSIFLILILTPLLISVVVRAFGWSLLLGADGLVNQVIQALGGKPVKLLYTSFAVIIALVHVMLPFMIIPVWTSLQKLDPSAEQAALSLGASQATVMRKIVLPQVMPGVLSGTLIVFGLAASSFAIPGLLGGRRLKMVATVVYDQYLSELNWPMGATIAVVLLLVNLLIMLSWNRMVEGRYKKSLGV, via the coding sequence ATGAGCCGTGGCTACCTGTTGTCGTTGCCGGCGCTGGTGTTGTTTTTCGGGCTGCTGATCCTGCCCCTGGGCCTGACACTGGTGCTGTCGTTCAACGTGTTCGACTATCAGGTTGGGGTGAAGGCCGATGAGTGGACCTTCGCCCACTACCTGTCGCTGTTCAGCGATTCGTACTTCTACGAAATCTTCTGGCGCACCTTCTGGATCAGTGCCCTGGTGACCTTGCTGTGTGTGGTGATCGGCGTGCCCGAGGCCTACATCCTCAGCCGCATGGGCACGCCATGGCGCTCGATCTTCCTGATCCTGATCCTCACCCCGCTGCTGATTTCGGTGGTGGTGCGGGCCTTCGGCTGGAGCCTGCTGCTGGGTGCCGATGGCCTGGTGAACCAGGTGATCCAGGCCCTGGGCGGCAAGCCGGTGAAGCTGCTGTACACCTCGTTCGCCGTGATCATCGCACTGGTGCACGTGATGCTGCCGTTCATGATCATCCCGGTGTGGACCTCCCTGCAGAAGCTCGACCCGTCGGCGGAACAGGCGGCGCTGTCCCTGGGTGCCAGCCAGGCCACGGTGATGCGCAAGATCGTGTTGCCGCAGGTGATGCCCGGCGTGCTGTCCGGCACCCTGATCGTGTTCGGCCTGGCTGCCAGCTCCTTCGCGATCCCCGGCCTGCTGGGCGGACGCCGCCTGAAGATGGTCGCCACGGTGGTCTACGACCAATACCTCTCGGAACTCAACTGGCCCATGGGCGCGACCATCGCGGTGGTGCTGCTGTTGGTCAACTTGCTGATCATGCTGAGCTGGAACCGCATGGTCGAAGGCCGCTACAAAAAGTCCCTGGGAGTATAA
- a CDS encoding FAD-binding oxidoreductase: MNRSSSDHARSYYLASANAMPRRPALGADLTADVCVIGGGFTGVNTAIELAQRGLSVILLEARRIGWGASGRNGGQLIRGIGHDVSGFARYVGEEGVRYLQQAGIDSVALVGERIREHGIDCDLRWGFCELANTPAQFAAFQGELESLAALGYAPETRLVASQDMAQVVGSGLYAGGLVDMGSGHLHPLNLVLGEAGVAESLGVRIFEDSPVLELIHGDTVQVRCEFGRVRAGNLVLACNAHLEELEPKLSGKVLPAGSYIIATEPLSVGVADQLIPQNLALCDQKVGLDYYRLSADRRLLFGGACHYSGRDPVDIAGYMRPKMLKVFPQLANTAIEFQWGGKIGITANRFPQVGRLKQHPNVFYAQGYSGHGLNVTHWCARLLAEGIHAGQSKGLDIFSQVPHMTFPGGKVLRSPLLALGMLWYRVREMVG; this comes from the coding sequence ATGAACCGTTCCTCCTCCGACCACGCTCGTTCCTATTACCTGGCTTCGGCCAACGCCATGCCCCGGCGCCCAGCGCTGGGGGCTGACCTGACCGCCGATGTGTGTGTGATCGGCGGTGGGTTCACCGGGGTCAACACCGCCATCGAACTGGCCCAGCGTGGGCTGTCGGTGATCCTGCTGGAGGCCCGGCGGATTGGCTGGGGCGCCAGCGGGCGCAATGGCGGGCAGTTGATTCGCGGGATTGGGCATGACGTATCGGGCTTTGCCAGGTACGTGGGGGAGGAGGGCGTGCGTTACCTGCAGCAGGCCGGGATCGATTCGGTGGCGCTGGTGGGCGAGCGGATTCGCGAGCACGGGATTGACTGTGATTTGCGCTGGGGGTTTTGCGAGTTGGCGAATACGCCGGCGCAGTTTGCGGCGTTTCAGGGGGAGCTGGAGAGCCTGGCTGCCTTGGGGTATGCGCCTGAAACGCGGTTGGTGGCATCGCAGGATATGGCGCAGGTGGTTGGCTCAGGCTTGTATGCCGGTGGCCTGGTGGACATGGGCTCCGGGCATCTGCACCCGTTGAACCTGGTGCTGGGGGAGGCGGGTGTGGCCGAATCCCTTGGGGTGCGGATCTTTGAAGACAGCCCGGTGCTGGAGTTGATCCATGGCGACACGGTGCAGGTACGTTGCGAGTTTGGCAGAGTGCGCGCCGGCAACCTGGTGCTGGCGTGCAATGCGCATCTGGAGGAACTGGAGCCGAAGTTGAGCGGCAAGGTGCTGCCAGCGGGGAGCTACATCATTGCGACCGAGCCGCTGTCGGTTGGGGTGGCTGATCAGTTGATTCCGCAGAACCTGGCGTTGTGTGATCAGAAAGTGGGGTTGGATTATTACCGCCTTTCGGCGGATCGGCGGTTGTTGTTTGGGGGGGCTTGTCATTATTCGGGGCGTGATCCGGTGGATATCGCGGGGTATATGCGGCCGAAGATGCTCAAGGTTTTTCCGCAGTTGGCGAATACCGCGATTGAGTTTCAGTGGGGGGGGAAGATTGGGATTACGGCTAACCGGTTTCCGCAGGTGGGGCGGTTGAAGCAGCACCCGAATGTGTTCTATGCCCAGGGGTATTCGGGGCATGGCCTTAACGTGACGCATTGGTGTGCGCGGTTATTGGCGGAAGGAATTCATGCGGGGCAGAGTAAAGGGTTGGATATTTTCAGCCAGGTGCCGCATATGACGTTTCCCGGGGGGAAGGTGTTGCGTTCGCCGCTGTTGGCGTTGGGGATGTTGTGGTATCGGGTTCGGGAGATGGTGGGGTGA
- a CDS encoding FAD-binding oxidoreductase produces the protein MIDSEVIVLGGGIVGASAALMLAQKGRRVVLLERDFCGSHSSGVNYGGVRRQGRPLHQLPLSQRAHELWSDLPGLIGIDGEYVRSGHLKLARSHDDLAALQAYADATRGFGLGLQMLDHAQLRARFPWVGDVAVGASLCPEDGHANPRLVSPAFARAAQRHGARVMEQTEVTHLEHDGQRFQLRCANGLQLQAPWLLNCAGAWAGTVAAHFGEPVPMTSAHPAMLVTEPLPVVMDVSTGVEGGGIYARQVARGNCILGGGRGFALGPQQARPGQAAVLEILRNAGELYPFLKGAQAIRTWSGTEGYLPDHEPVIGDSSTQPGLLHGFGFAGAGFQLGPAVGEALAEIVCTGASRQPIEAFSIRRFQA, from the coding sequence ATGATCGACAGTGAAGTGATCGTGTTGGGTGGCGGGATAGTCGGGGCCTCGGCGGCGTTGATGCTGGCGCAGAAAGGTCGCCGCGTGGTGCTGCTGGAGCGGGACTTTTGTGGCTCGCACTCCAGTGGTGTGAACTATGGCGGCGTGCGGCGCCAGGGGCGGCCATTGCACCAACTGCCGCTATCGCAACGTGCCCATGAGCTGTGGTCCGACTTGCCGGGGCTGATTGGCATCGACGGCGAATACGTGCGCTCCGGGCATTTGAAACTGGCCCGCAGTCATGACGATCTGGCGGCTCTGCAGGCTTACGCCGACGCTACACGCGGCTTTGGCCTGGGCCTGCAAATGCTTGACCACGCTCAACTGCGCGCCCGGTTCCCGTGGGTGGGTGATGTGGCAGTCGGCGCGTCGTTATGCCCCGAAGACGGCCACGCCAATCCGCGCCTGGTCTCCCCCGCCTTTGCCCGCGCAGCGCAACGCCACGGTGCGAGGGTGATGGAGCAAACCGAAGTCACCCATCTTGAACATGACGGCCAGCGGTTTCAGTTGCGCTGTGCCAATGGGCTGCAGCTGCAAGCCCCCTGGCTGCTGAACTGCGCCGGCGCCTGGGCCGGCACCGTGGCCGCGCACTTTGGCGAGCCGGTGCCGATGACCTCGGCGCACCCGGCGATGCTGGTGACCGAGCCGTTGCCGGTGGTGATGGACGTGAGCACCGGGGTGGAAGGCGGCGGGATTTATGCGCGGCAAGTCGCCCGGGGCAATTGCATCCTCGGTGGCGGGCGCGGCTTTGCCCTGGGCCCGCAACAAGCCCGCCCGGGCCAGGCGGCGGTGCTGGAGATTCTGCGCAACGCCGGCGAGTTGTACCCGTTCCTCAAAGGTGCCCAAGCGATCCGCACCTGGAGCGGCACCGAAGGTTATCTACCCGACCACGAACCGGTGATCGGCGACAGCAGCACCCAACCCGGCCTGCTTCACGGTTTCGGCTTTGCCGGCGCCGGGTTCCAGCTCGGCCCCGCGGTCGGTGAAGCCCTGGCAGAAATCGTCTGCACGGGGGCCAGCCGGCAACCCATCGAAGCATTTTCCATCCGTCGTTTCCAAGCCTGA
- a CDS encoding NAD(P)/FAD-dependent oxidoreductase, translating into MKSVVIVGAGPAGITAARTLLDHGVTPVLVDESLRGGGQIYRRQPANFQRSAKQLYGFEAGKATALHRTMDELATRIDYRPETLVWNAENGRLDMLNNGHAESIEYAQIIVATGATDRILPVPGWTLPGVYSLGAAQIALKYQGCAIGERVAFCGSGPLLYLVAYQYAKAGAKVVAVLDSAPFSAQCRALPALLGQPATLAKGLYYRAWLTAHGIPVHQGATLSRIEGEQRVTGIHWDQQEIACDAVAFAHALRSETQLADLLGCEFAWNALNRAWLPQRDAAGRSSVAGVYLAGDGAGIMGADAAQMAGERAALALLEDSGVAIDHRRGPVLEQQLAGIQRFRHGLETAFPFPENWAAEAPDELILCRCEEVSVGEVRAVVDEGHWEVNRVKAHCRVGMGRCQGRMCGLAAAEIVAQRSGREIENVGRLRGQAPIKPLPFGVEVQP; encoded by the coding sequence ATGAAGAGCGTGGTGATAGTGGGCGCAGGCCCGGCGGGCATTACCGCAGCCCGGACCTTGCTGGACCATGGCGTAACCCCGGTGTTGGTGGACGAGAGCCTGCGCGGTGGCGGCCAGATCTATCGGCGCCAGCCGGCGAACTTCCAGCGCTCGGCCAAGCAGCTGTATGGGTTTGAAGCGGGCAAGGCGACAGCGCTGCATCGCACCATGGATGAGCTGGCCACCCGGATCGACTACCGGCCGGAAACCCTGGTGTGGAATGCGGAAAATGGCCGCCTGGACATGCTCAACAACGGCCACGCCGAAAGCATCGAATACGCGCAGATCATCGTCGCCACGGGCGCCACCGACCGCATCCTGCCCGTGCCGGGCTGGACGCTGCCCGGTGTGTACAGCCTGGGCGCGGCGCAAATCGCGCTGAAGTATCAAGGCTGCGCCATCGGTGAGCGCGTCGCGTTTTGCGGCAGCGGGCCGTTGCTGTACCTGGTGGCGTATCAGTACGCCAAGGCCGGGGCCAAGGTGGTGGCGGTGCTCGACAGCGCGCCGTTCAGCGCCCAATGCCGCGCCCTGCCGGCATTGCTCGGCCAGCCGGCGACCCTGGCCAAGGGTTTGTACTACCGCGCCTGGCTAACGGCCCACGGCATCCCGGTGCATCAAGGGGCAACGTTGTCGCGGATTGAGGGCGAGCAACGAGTGACGGGCATCCACTGGGACCAGCAGGAAATCGCCTGTGATGCCGTGGCCTTCGCCCATGCCCTGCGCAGCGAGACCCAACTGGCGGATTTGCTTGGGTGTGAATTTGCCTGGAATGCATTGAACCGCGCCTGGTTGCCCCAGCGAGATGCGGCCGGGCGTAGCAGTGTCGCGGGCGTGTATCTGGCTGGCGACGGTGCAGGAATCATGGGCGCCGACGCGGCGCAAATGGCCGGCGAGCGAGCGGCATTGGCCTTGCTCGAAGACAGCGGTGTTGCCATCGACCACCGTCGCGGGCCCGTGCTGGAACAACAACTGGCAGGTATCCAGCGCTTTCGCCACGGCCTGGAAACCGCCTTCCCCTTCCCGGAAAACTGGGCCGCTGAAGCTCCGGACGAACTGATCCTGTGCCGCTGTGAAGAAGTCAGCGTCGGCGAAGTACGCGCGGTGGTGGACGAAGGCCACTGGGAAGTGAACCGGGTCAAGGCCCATTGCCGGGTTGGCATGGGCCGCTGCCAGGGCCGGATGTGCGGGCTGGCGGCGGCGGAAATCGTTGCCCAGCGCAGTGGCCGCGAGATTGAAAACGTTGGCCGCCTGCGTGGCCAGGCACCGATCAAACCCTTGCCGTTTGGCGTGGAGGTGCAGCCATGA
- a CDS encoding ABC transporter ATP-binding protein — MAFLQLNALSKRYGAVDAVVATDLAVEKGEFVSLLGPSGCGKTTTLQMIAGFVDVTGGQIVLDGRDITHAKPASRGLGVVFQSYALFPHMSVRDNVAFGLKMRKVPATEIASRVKTVLELVRLAPHAERYPRELSGGQRQRVALARALVIEPPVLLLDEPLSNLDANLREEMQFEIRRIQCEVGITTLMVTHDQAEALSISDRVVVMQAGRVTQIDAPYKLYEHPRTRFISDFVGKANLLAGDFDQLGAPQVRFEPGNGELTLSLRPEKIDLVAAGNGRLQGRILDSYFFGSQWLYRIKTQIGELTVVRRNDGSAPLACGAAVGLDWESNLLRVLAADEVRA, encoded by the coding sequence ATGGCTTTTCTCCAACTCAACGCCTTGAGCAAACGCTACGGCGCCGTCGACGCGGTGGTCGCCACTGATCTTGCGGTGGAAAAAGGCGAATTCGTGTCCCTGCTTGGCCCCTCGGGCTGCGGCAAGACCACCACCTTGCAAATGATCGCCGGCTTCGTCGACGTCACCGGTGGCCAGATCGTCCTCGACGGTCGCGACATCACCCATGCCAAACCCGCCAGCCGCGGCCTCGGCGTGGTGTTCCAGAGCTACGCGCTGTTCCCCCACATGAGCGTGCGCGACAACGTCGCCTTCGGCCTGAAGATGCGCAAGGTGCCTGCCACTGAGATCGCAAGCAGAGTCAAGACCGTGCTGGAACTGGTGCGCCTGGCGCCCCACGCCGAGCGCTACCCGCGGGAACTGTCCGGCGGCCAGCGCCAGCGCGTGGCCCTGGCCCGCGCCCTGGTGATCGAGCCGCCGGTGTTGCTGCTGGACGAGCCCCTCTCCAACCTCGACGCCAACCTGCGCGAAGAGATGCAGTTCGAGATCCGTCGCATCCAGTGTGAAGTCGGGATCACCACCCTGATGGTCACCCACGACCAGGCCGAGGCGCTGTCCATCAGCGACCGGGTAGTAGTGATGCAGGCCGGGCGCGTGACGCAGATCGACGCGCCGTACAAACTCTATGAACACCCGCGCACACGCTTTATCTCGGATTTTGTCGGCAAGGCCAACCTGCTGGCGGGCGACTTCGATCAACTCGGCGCGCCGCAAGTGCGCTTCGAGCCCGGCAACGGCGAACTGACCCTGAGCCTGCGCCCGGAAAAGATCGACCTGGTGGCGGCCGGCAACGGCCGGCTGCAAGGCAGGATCCTCGACAGCTACTTCTTCGGCAGCCAATGGCTGTACCGCATCAAGACCCAGATCGGCGAGCTGACCGTGGTCCGCCGCAATGACGGCAGCGCGCCATTGGCTTGCGGCGCTGCAGTGGGCCTGGACTGGGAGTCGAACCTGTTGCGGGTGCTGGCCGCGGATGAGGTGCGCGCATGA